A genome region from Pseudoalteromonas tetraodonis includes the following:
- a CDS encoding AraC family transcriptional regulator, with protein sequence MYFVSSQIIRSLTSYLASQGLNKEHLLNNITQGGQQLNNSRYKYPLADYEQLMAIGAKHLNRNTVGLEFGQALNAQNWGLLGHIALVSDSLLSALQHALKLHTLVRNIGTISLHHHPQHSSLEWHPKTPVTHFMADELFSSWLAFAQQCCEWQAPLMLSQIKLMRPQPPINEVKQYQSVFNCPIEFNSTTNSMIFDSQLLHCPLKGANNELETLLAAQAINYNHEAQYISQLKALITQHLPERLSVQQAAQALALSTRSLQRYLKQQHTSYSKIIDEICKQQALILLKQGLSSLNIATALGFSEQSAFQRAFKRWYCITPKKYLTEK encoded by the coding sequence ATGTATTTTGTAAGTAGCCAAATTATTCGTTCTTTAACTAGTTACTTAGCTTCTCAAGGTCTGAATAAAGAACACTTACTTAATAATATTACTCAAGGAGGGCAGCAACTTAATAACAGTCGCTATAAATACCCGCTTGCTGATTACGAACAGCTCATGGCCATTGGCGCAAAACACTTAAATAGGAACACAGTAGGATTAGAGTTTGGTCAAGCGCTTAATGCGCAAAACTGGGGATTACTTGGGCATATTGCTTTAGTGAGTGACTCTTTATTAAGCGCATTACAACATGCTTTAAAGCTGCATACCTTAGTTAGAAACATTGGCACTATTAGCCTACATCATCACCCACAACACAGCAGCCTAGAATGGCACCCCAAAACACCAGTCACACACTTCATGGCAGATGAGCTTTTTAGTAGCTGGCTTGCTTTTGCTCAACAATGTTGTGAATGGCAAGCCCCGTTGATGCTCAGCCAAATAAAATTAATGCGCCCACAACCGCCCATCAATGAAGTTAAACAGTATCAAAGTGTATTTAACTGTCCTATTGAGTTTAATAGCACAACAAATAGCATGATCTTTGATAGCCAATTACTACACTGCCCACTAAAAGGCGCTAATAACGAGCTAGAAACTTTATTAGCCGCACAGGCTATTAACTACAACCACGAAGCTCAGTATATTAGTCAGCTCAAAGCGCTAATAACACAACACCTGCCAGAGCGTTTAAGTGTTCAGCAAGCTGCTCAGGCATTAGCGCTATCAACTCGCAGCCTACAGCGTTACTTAAAACAACAACACACCAGCTACAGCAAAATTATTGACGAAATATGCAAACAACAAGCCCTTATATTACTAAAACAAGGACTCAGTTCGTTAAACATTGCCACTGCGCTGGGCTTTTCTGAACAAAGCGCTTTTCAGCGTGCTTTTAAACGCTGGTATTGTATTACGCCTAAAAAATACTTAACCGAAAAGTAA
- the pcnB gene encoding polynucleotide adenylyltransferase PcnB: MIPRGEHGISRKQFSPNAIKVLYRLKDGGYDAYLVGGCIRDVLLGQQPKDFDVVTNATPEQVKKLFRNCRLIGRRFRLAHIVFGREIIEVATMRGHHEAQEDKNQISQSSEHGQLLRDNVFGSIEEDAERRDFSINALYYSINDFCIYDYANGLAAIKAKQIELIGDPETRYREDPVRMLRAVRFATKLDMQIAPASEKPITALASLLDNIPPARLFEEILKLFLNGKAQQNFLMLRKYGLFKSLFPELDRILDKNPGGLEETFIKQMFANTDIRINAEKKVTPAFVFAALLWFPLVERTEKIRRQEQLSEYDAFAQAINKVLSENAQHIAVPKRFTLGARDIWHIQQRLDKRAGQRAYRLTQQPRFKAAYDFLLLRVDAGETEHTELAQWWTQYLSQDINGQKEMVRELGHQGGPKPRKRPRRRTTKKPAE; the protein is encoded by the coding sequence GTGATCCCTCGAGGTGAGCATGGTATTTCTCGCAAACAATTTAGCCCAAATGCAATCAAAGTACTCTATCGCCTAAAAGATGGTGGCTATGATGCCTACTTAGTTGGTGGTTGCATTCGCGATGTATTGTTAGGTCAACAACCCAAAGATTTTGATGTTGTAACCAATGCAACCCCTGAGCAAGTTAAAAAACTGTTTCGTAACTGCCGTTTAATTGGCCGCCGCTTTCGTTTAGCGCACATTGTTTTTGGTCGTGAGATTATTGAAGTGGCCACCATGCGCGGCCATCACGAAGCACAAGAAGACAAAAATCAAATTAGCCAATCAAGCGAACATGGGCAACTACTTCGCGACAACGTATTTGGCAGCATTGAAGAAGATGCCGAGCGTCGTGATTTTTCAATCAATGCCTTATATTACTCAATCAATGATTTTTGTATTTATGATTACGCCAATGGTTTAGCGGCCATAAAGGCAAAACAAATTGAGTTAATTGGCGATCCTGAAACACGCTATCGTGAAGACCCCGTGCGTATGCTTCGTGCAGTGCGCTTTGCTACTAAACTCGATATGCAAATAGCACCTGCAAGCGAAAAGCCAATAACCGCTTTAGCTAGCTTGCTTGATAACATTCCACCGGCACGTTTGTTTGAAGAAATACTCAAGCTGTTTTTAAACGGCAAAGCACAACAAAACTTTTTAATGCTGCGCAAATACGGGTTATTTAAATCGTTGTTCCCAGAACTTGACCGAATTTTAGATAAAAACCCTGGCGGGCTTGAAGAAACCTTCATCAAGCAAATGTTTGCAAACACTGACATTCGCATTAATGCAGAGAAAAAAGTCACCCCTGCGTTTGTATTTGCAGCGTTACTGTGGTTTCCATTGGTTGAACGTACTGAAAAAATTCGACGTCAAGAACAACTCTCTGAATACGATGCCTTTGCCCAAGCAATTAATAAAGTACTTAGTGAGAACGCTCAGCATATTGCAGTACCAAAACGCTTTACGTTAGGCGCCCGTGATATTTGGCATATTCAACAACGTTTAGACAAACGTGCAGGCCAACGTGCCTATCGCTTAACACAACAGCCTCGTTTTAAAGCCGCTTATGACTTTTTACTACTGCGTGTTGATGCCGGTGAAACTGAGCATACAGAGCTTGCACAGTGGTGGACACAGTACTTGAGTCAAGATATTAATGGCCAAAAAGAAATGGTGCGAGAGCTAGGTCATCAAGGTGGACCAAAACCACGTAAGCGTCCTCGTCGCCGCACCACTAAAAAACCAGCTGAGTAA
- the panB gene encoding 3-methyl-2-oxobutanoate hydroxymethyltransferase — protein MSKITVSTLNKMKAESNKITALTAYDASFAKLFHENGVEVVLVGDSLGMVLQGGDDTLAVTNQEIAYHTRCVRAGSRDLFVIADLPFMTYANPNDACKNAAELMRAGANMIKLEGGEWLHDSIKSLTQQGIPVCGHLGLTPQSVHVFGGFKIQGREEAQAQKIIADAKALEAAGAQLLVLECIPSALAKRITDSLSIPTIGIGAGNVTDGQILVMHDLVGISAGYIPKFSKNFLLETGNMPAAVKKYCNDVKSGVFPSAEHEFK, from the coding sequence ATGTCTAAAATAACCGTTTCAACTTTGAATAAAATGAAGGCTGAAAGTAATAAAATCACTGCGTTAACAGCTTATGATGCCAGTTTTGCTAAGTTATTTCATGAGAATGGCGTTGAAGTTGTTTTAGTCGGTGATTCTTTGGGAATGGTATTACAAGGTGGCGATGACACACTCGCTGTGACAAACCAAGAAATTGCGTACCATACTCGCTGTGTTCGCGCTGGAAGCCGTGACCTATTTGTTATTGCCGACCTACCGTTTATGACCTATGCAAATCCAAATGATGCGTGTAAAAATGCCGCAGAGTTGATGCGCGCAGGTGCTAATATGATCAAGCTTGAAGGTGGCGAATGGCTGCATGACAGCATTAAATCACTTACTCAGCAAGGTATTCCGGTGTGTGGGCATTTAGGGCTTACGCCGCAATCTGTGCACGTATTTGGTGGTTTTAAAATTCAAGGCCGTGAAGAAGCACAAGCACAAAAAATTATTGCCGATGCAAAAGCATTAGAGGCAGCCGGTGCTCAACTACTCGTGCTTGAGTGTATTCCAAGTGCCTTAGCAAAACGTATTACTGACTCATTAAGCATTCCGACTATAGGGATTGGTGCGGGCAATGTAACCGATGGCCAAATTTTGGTTATGCACGATTTAGTCGGTATTTCTGCAGGCTACATTCCTAAATTTTCAAAAAACTTTTTACTCGAAACAGGCAACATGCCTGCCGCTGTTAAAAAGTATTGTAACGATGTTAAAAGCGGCGTTTTTCCAAGCGCTGAACACGAGTTTAAATAA
- the gluQRS gene encoding tRNA glutamyl-Q(34) synthetase GluQRS, with product MSSTAVTAQVSDYRGRFAPSPSGPLHFGSLVAAVGSYLDAKVNQGKWLVRIEDIDTTRVVKGAATDILNTLDAYSLNWDENVVYQTQRLTIYQDAVNSLSKQQLIYACQCSRKQIKALGGIYQGQCKHSQLSEQGHALRLTQCHATVTYNDLIQGRIDVDPALAHEDYIIKRSDGLFAYQLVVVIDDIEQGINRIVRGADLLEPTARQISLFKQLNNPIPEFAHLPLAVAKPGFKLSKQNYAPAICKQNPKPTLIAVFNFLGLPTHDQLMDLTTEQLLAWGVAHFNLSRVPTTREIQI from the coding sequence ATGTCTTCTACAGCCGTTACCGCGCAAGTATCTGACTATCGCGGCCGATTTGCACCGTCTCCTTCGGGGCCGTTACATTTTGGCTCACTTGTGGCGGCTGTAGGTAGCTACCTAGATGCAAAAGTTAACCAAGGGAAATGGTTAGTACGCATTGAAGATATAGACACCACTCGCGTTGTTAAAGGCGCAGCCACCGATATCCTAAATACCTTAGACGCCTACAGCCTTAATTGGGATGAAAACGTTGTGTATCAAACACAGCGTCTTACTATTTATCAAGATGCAGTAAACTCACTGTCAAAACAACAGCTTATTTATGCCTGCCAATGCTCTCGTAAGCAAATAAAAGCGCTAGGTGGAATTTATCAAGGGCAATGTAAACATAGCCAACTCAGTGAACAGGGTCATGCCCTTCGCTTAACTCAATGCCATGCAACTGTGACTTATAACGACCTTATTCAGGGGCGTATTGACGTTGACCCTGCTCTGGCCCATGAAGATTACATTATAAAACGTAGCGACGGTTTATTTGCCTATCAACTGGTGGTGGTTATTGATGACATTGAGCAAGGGATCAATCGAATTGTACGAGGCGCTGATCTACTTGAACCTACCGCCCGTCAAATAAGTCTGTTTAAGCAACTTAATAACCCTATTCCAGAATTTGCTCATTTACCTTTAGCGGTAGCAAAACCTGGATTTAAACTCTCTAAACAAAATTACGCCCCCGCTATTTGCAAACAAAATCCCAAACCGACTTTGATAGCGGTATTTAACTTTTTAGGTTTGCCAACCCACGACCAACTTATGGATTTAACCACAGAGCAATTACTTGCTTGGGGCGTGGCACATTTTAACTTAAGCCGCGTTCCCACTACGCGTGAAATACAGATTTAA
- the phoR gene encoding phosphate regulon sensor histidine kinase PhoR codes for MYRVINKQALTKRLFVYFIPLLLIGMLIGAPFLMLFLGAFSLLMWHYHQLYRLSDWLHNQRSFNPPEGEGSWEQVFEGIYQLQHRNRKKRNELAELIRRFRDGAEAVPDAVVVLQNDLSIVWCNQLALKVLGLQWPVDHGQRLDNLIRDPKFAKYMRRKEFSDALELESGHSVEQVLEFRVMPYANTQLLVVVRDVTRLKQLEQMRKDFVANVSHELRTPLTVVTGYLEMLDSDSLPPPAMWNKAQTTMLEQCKRMDSLVNQLLSLSRIEGAKRHSNDKAVNVPQLLKLIETEAQSINQDKGHQLFFNIDASLDITGAEDELRSAFSNLVFNAIHYTKPGGKIEVCWQRNNEQACFSVTDNGDGIAPEHINRLTERFYRVDKARSRTTGGSGLGLAITKHVLTRHGSQLKINSELGKGSCFSFAFSSDRLISISPLVTSNTASHKSVI; via the coding sequence ATGTATCGAGTTATTAACAAGCAGGCGCTAACAAAGCGGCTGTTTGTCTATTTTATACCTTTACTTTTAATTGGGATGCTTATTGGTGCCCCATTTTTGATGTTGTTTTTGGGCGCTTTTTCGCTACTTATGTGGCATTACCATCAACTTTATCGTTTAAGTGATTGGCTGCATAATCAGCGCAGCTTTAACCCACCTGAAGGTGAGGGGTCGTGGGAGCAAGTATTTGAAGGCATCTATCAGCTGCAACATCGTAATCGTAAAAAGCGTAACGAGCTGGCAGAGCTGATACGCCGTTTTCGTGACGGTGCTGAGGCGGTGCCTGATGCTGTTGTTGTATTGCAAAACGATTTATCAATTGTGTGGTGTAATCAACTTGCACTCAAAGTGTTAGGGTTACAATGGCCGGTTGATCATGGTCAGCGTTTAGATAACCTCATTCGCGATCCTAAATTTGCTAAATATATGCGCCGTAAAGAGTTTAGTGATGCACTGGAGCTTGAAAGTGGTCACAGTGTTGAGCAAGTTCTTGAATTTAGGGTGATGCCTTATGCTAACACTCAGTTATTGGTGGTAGTACGCGATGTCACCCGTTTAAAGCAGCTTGAGCAGATGCGTAAAGACTTTGTTGCTAATGTGTCTCATGAGCTCAGAACTCCTTTAACGGTTGTTACCGGCTACCTTGAAATGCTCGACAGTGATTCGCTCCCTCCGCCTGCAATGTGGAATAAAGCACAAACTACCATGCTAGAGCAATGTAAACGCATGGATAGTTTAGTGAATCAGTTACTTTCGTTATCACGTATTGAAGGCGCAAAACGCCACAGTAATGATAAGGCAGTAAATGTACCGCAATTGCTAAAACTGATTGAAACTGAAGCACAGTCTATAAATCAAGATAAAGGCCATCAACTTTTTTTTAATATTGATGCGTCACTTGATATTACCGGTGCTGAGGATGAGCTCAGAAGTGCGTTTTCAAACTTAGTATTTAATGCCATTCATTATACTAAGCCAGGTGGTAAAATTGAGGTGTGTTGGCAGCGCAACAATGAACAGGCATGTTTTAGTGTTACCGATAATGGTGATGGTATTGCACCAGAGCATATAAATCGCTTAACTGAGCGTTTTTATCGGGTCGATAAAGCCAGAAGCCGCACCACAGGTGGCTCAGGATTAGGCTTAGCAATTACTAAACATGTACTTACTCGCCATGGTAGCCAATTAAAAATTAACAGTGAACTGGGTAAAGGCTCCTGTTTTTCTTTTGCGTTTTCAAGCGATAGGCTGATCTCTATTTCGCCATTAGTGACGAGTAATACTGCTAGTCATAAAAGTGTCATTTAA
- the phoB gene encoding phosphate regulon transcriptional regulator PhoB, whose product MSRKVLVVDDEAPIREMLVFVLEQNGFQAIEAEDYDSAIAAMVEPYPDMVLLDWMLPGGSGIQIAKKFKQNEHTRQIPIIMLTARGEEEDKIRGLEVGADDYVTKPFSPKELMARIKAVIRRVAPTSLEEAIEVHGLRLDPISHRVTSGGSELDMGPTEFRLLHFFMTHPERVYSREQLLDHVWGTNVYVEDRTVDVHIRRLRKAIATLGHDRLVQTVRGAGYRFSSKL is encoded by the coding sequence ATGTCACGTAAAGTATTAGTCGTTGATGACGAAGCACCTATCAGGGAAATGTTGGTTTTTGTTTTAGAACAAAATGGCTTTCAAGCCATTGAGGCAGAAGATTATGATTCTGCAATAGCCGCAATGGTCGAACCTTATCCAGATATGGTGTTACTCGATTGGATGCTACCTGGTGGTAGTGGAATTCAAATCGCTAAAAAATTCAAACAAAATGAACACACACGCCAAATCCCTATCATTATGCTGACTGCTCGCGGCGAAGAAGAAGACAAAATACGCGGTTTAGAAGTCGGTGCTGATGATTACGTTACTAAGCCGTTTTCACCTAAAGAGTTAATGGCGCGTATCAAAGCGGTTATTCGCCGAGTAGCACCTACCTCTTTAGAAGAAGCAATTGAAGTGCACGGCCTGCGCTTGGACCCTATTTCGCATCGTGTTACCTCAGGGGGCAGTGAGCTTGATATGGGGCCAACCGAATTTAGACTATTACACTTTTTTATGACCCATCCAGAGCGGGTTTACAGCCGTGAGCAACTGCTTGATCATGTATGGGGCACGAATGTGTATGTTGAAGACAGAACAGTAGATGTTCATATTCGTCGCTTGCGTAAAGCGATTGCTACGCTTGGACACGACCGCTTAGTACAAACGGTACGCGGAGCTGGTTATCGCTTTTCGAGTAAATTATAG
- the panC gene encoding pantoate--beta-alanine ligase → MQSITEIKSLRSQIRAWRQAGLSVALVPTMGNLHRGHFSLVEKAKTLADKVVVSIFVNPMQFGANEDLDNYPRTLDADKQGLADLETDILFIPSVEAIYPNGLGVQSFVDVPGISMGYCGGSRPGHFKGVATVVTKLFNLVQPDYACFGEKDFQQLQVVKTMARDLSIPVEIIGVPTMREVSGLAMSSRNGYLSSDEKQTATILFNTLNHCAQQLKSGNKAFATLEADAKATLESAGLKPDYFSIAQRDTLKAATLEDTRFVILAAAFLGSVRLIDNIQVEV, encoded by the coding sequence ATGCAGTCAATCACTGAAATTAAATCATTACGCAGTCAAATAAGAGCTTGGCGCCAAGCGGGTTTAAGTGTTGCACTAGTACCTACTATGGGTAACCTGCACCGCGGTCACTTTTCGTTGGTAGAAAAAGCAAAAACACTGGCCGACAAAGTCGTTGTTAGTATTTTTGTTAACCCGATGCAATTTGGTGCTAACGAAGATCTAGACAATTATCCGCGTACCTTAGATGCCGATAAACAAGGTTTAGCCGATCTTGAAACGGATATTTTGTTTATCCCCAGTGTAGAGGCTATTTACCCAAATGGCTTAGGGGTGCAAAGTTTTGTTGATGTACCAGGTATTTCGATGGGCTATTGCGGCGGCTCACGTCCTGGTCATTTTAAAGGTGTAGCAACAGTTGTCACTAAACTATTTAACTTAGTCCAACCTGATTACGCCTGCTTTGGTGAAAAAGACTTTCAGCAGCTGCAAGTTGTTAAAACAATGGCCCGTGATTTGTCGATACCAGTAGAAATTATTGGTGTGCCAACGATGCGTGAAGTTAGCGGCCTTGCCATGAGCTCACGCAATGGGTATTTATCAAGTGATGAAAAGCAAACCGCTACGATTTTATTCAACACTTTAAATCACTGTGCGCAGCAACTAAAAAGCGGAAATAAAGCGTTTGCTACTCTTGAAGCTGATGCTAAAGCGACTTTAGAAAGCGCAGGGCTAAAACCAGATTATTTTTCGATAGCTCAACGAGATACATTAAAAGCTGCTACACTCGAAGATACACGATTTGTTATTTTAGCTGCCGCCTTTTTAGGGAGTGTTAGATTAATCGACAATATACAGGTTGAAGTTTAA
- the folK gene encoding 2-amino-4-hydroxy-6-hydroxymethyldihydropteridine diphosphokinase yields the protein MQRVYLGLGANLNTPKKQLDDAVVALKNLPNSEFIACSHYYASKPMGPQDQPDYVNAVACINTSLQPEQLLDLTQAIELEHGRVRKAERWGARTLDIDILLFGEQVINTKRLTVPHYGLNEREFVVYPLQEIAPELILPSGASIKQIANNLPLNDLQQLPL from the coding sequence ATGCAACGTGTCTATTTAGGCTTAGGTGCCAACCTTAATACACCTAAAAAACAACTTGATGATGCTGTTGTTGCACTTAAAAACTTGCCTAACAGCGAGTTTATCGCTTGCTCACATTATTATGCGAGCAAGCCTATGGGGCCACAAGATCAACCCGATTACGTGAACGCGGTTGCCTGTATCAATACCTCGCTACAGCCAGAGCAGTTACTTGATTTAACGCAAGCCATTGAGCTGGAGCATGGTCGAGTCAGAAAAGCTGAGCGTTGGGGCGCACGCACACTGGATATTGATATTTTATTATTTGGTGAGCAGGTTATAAATACTAAACGTTTAACGGTGCCTCATTACGGGTTAAACGAGAGAGAATTTGTTGTTTACCCGCTGCAAGAAATTGCACCCGAACTTATTTTACCAAGCGGCGCATCTATCAAACAGATAGCAAATAACCTACCGCTTAACGACTTACAACAATTACCGCTGTAA
- the fba gene encoding class II fructose-bisphosphate aldolase (catalyzes the reversible aldol condensation of dihydroxyacetonephosphate and glyceraldehyde 3-phosphate in the Calvin cycle, glycolysis, and/or gluconeogenesis), whose amino-acid sequence MALISMRQLLDHAAEHGYGVPAFNVNNQEQMRAIMEAADKTNSPVIVQGSAGARAYAGAPFIRHMILAAVEEWPHIPVVMHQDHGTSPGVCQRSIQLGFSSVMMDGSLMSDGKTPSSYDYNVDVTRKTVEMAHACGVSVEGELGVLGSLETGEAGEEDGVGAEGKLTTEQMLTNPEEAADFVNKTHVDALAIACGTSHGAYKFTRPPTDDILAIDRIKEIHARIPNTHLVMHGSSSVPQEWLEVINQYGGEIPETYGVPVEQIVEGIKYGVRKVNIDTDLRLASTGAIRRHLAMNPSNFDPRKFLAAATQAMTDICIARYEAFGTAGQASKIKPISLDEMHLKYLSGELNPKIK is encoded by the coding sequence ATGGCTTTAATCAGTATGCGACAACTTCTTGATCATGCCGCAGAGCATGGTTACGGTGTACCCGCGTTTAATGTAAATAACCAAGAGCAAATGCGTGCAATTATGGAAGCGGCTGATAAAACAAACAGCCCAGTTATTGTACAAGGTTCTGCGGGCGCACGTGCGTATGCCGGTGCACCTTTTATTCGTCATATGATTTTAGCGGCAGTTGAAGAATGGCCACATATCCCCGTGGTTATGCATCAGGATCACGGTACATCACCAGGTGTATGTCAACGTTCAATTCAGTTAGGTTTTTCATCAGTAATGATGGATGGCTCGTTAATGAGTGATGGTAAAACTCCGTCAAGCTACGATTACAACGTTGATGTAACACGTAAAACAGTTGAAATGGCACATGCGTGTGGCGTATCTGTAGAGGGTGAGCTAGGTGTATTAGGTTCACTTGAAACTGGTGAAGCGGGTGAAGAAGATGGTGTTGGCGCTGAGGGTAAACTTACCACTGAGCAAATGCTAACAAATCCAGAAGAAGCGGCAGACTTTGTAAATAAAACCCATGTTGATGCGCTGGCTATTGCCTGTGGTACATCACACGGTGCCTACAAATTTACTCGTCCACCAACCGATGACATTTTAGCAATTGATCGTATTAAAGAAATTCACGCGCGTATACCAAATACCCACTTAGTAATGCATGGTTCGTCTTCTGTTCCACAAGAGTGGTTAGAAGTGATCAACCAATACGGTGGCGAAATTCCAGAAACTTACGGCGTGCCAGTTGAGCAAATCGTTGAAGGTATTAAATATGGTGTGCGTAAGGTAAACATTGATACTGACTTACGTTTAGCGTCTACCGGTGCGATTCGTCGTCATTTAGCGATGAACCCGTCTAACTTCGACCCACGTAAGTTTTTAGCTGCTGCAACCCAAGCAATGACTGATATTTGTATCGCTCGTTACGAAGCGTTTGGTACGGCGGGTCAAGCAAGTAAAATTAAGCCAATTTCATTAGATGAAATGCACCTTAAATACTTAAGCGGTGAGTTAAACCCAAAAATAAAATAA
- a CDS encoding PstS family phosphate ABC transporter substrate-binding protein, with amino-acid sequence MKFKNLVAAMGVAVTTFVSAQAVALEDGMPEYQKISGVSGNFSSVGSDTLANMMTFWAEEYKRIYPNVNIQIQAAGSSTAPPALTEGTANLGPMSRAMKSKEIEAFEKRYGYKPTQVRVAIDALAVFVHKDNPIEGLRIDQIDAIFSSTRKCGAPEQVNRWSDVGLEGDWAAKDVQLYGRNSVSGTYGYFKKKALCKGDFRNNVNEQPGSASVVQSISASLNAIGYSGIGYKTSGVRTVPLSKKGTNFVDATLENVAQGKYPLSRFLYVYVNKHPNKPLGPVEAEFLKMVLSQEGQKIVEKDGYVPLSAKLVEVELKKLGLK; translated from the coding sequence ATGAAATTTAAAAACTTAGTTGCCGCAATGGGTGTGGCTGTTACAACATTTGTATCTGCGCAAGCAGTAGCATTAGAAGACGGTATGCCTGAGTATCAAAAAATTAGCGGTGTATCAGGTAATTTTTCATCGGTAGGGTCTGATACGTTAGCCAACATGATGACCTTTTGGGCTGAAGAATATAAGCGTATTTACCCAAATGTAAATATTCAAATTCAAGCGGCAGGTTCGTCTACTGCGCCACCAGCATTAACAGAAGGAACGGCAAATTTAGGTCCAATGAGCCGTGCTATGAAGTCGAAAGAAATTGAAGCATTTGAAAAGCGCTATGGCTATAAGCCAACACAAGTACGTGTAGCAATTGATGCATTGGCGGTATTTGTTCATAAAGATAACCCAATTGAAGGGCTGCGTATTGACCAAATCGATGCTATTTTCTCATCAACACGTAAATGTGGCGCACCAGAGCAAGTAAACCGCTGGAGTGATGTTGGTCTAGAAGGTGATTGGGCTGCAAAAGACGTGCAATTATATGGACGTAACTCAGTATCAGGGACTTACGGTTACTTTAAAAAGAAAGCCTTATGTAAAGGCGATTTTCGTAATAACGTGAACGAGCAACCGGGTTCAGCTTCTGTTGTACAGTCAATTTCAGCATCACTAAATGCCATTGGTTATTCTGGTATTGGTTATAAAACATCGGGTGTGCGTACTGTTCCGTTATCTAAAAAAGGTACTAACTTTGTTGATGCCACGCTTGAAAACGTAGCTCAAGGTAAATACCCACTTTCACGTTTCTTATATGTTTATGTAAATAAACACCCAAATAAGCCACTTGGCCCAGTTGAAGCTGAGTTTTTAAAGATGGTACTTTCGCAAGAAGGTCAAAAAATTGTAGAAAAAGATGGTTATGTGCCACTTTCTGCAAAGCTAGTTGAAGTTGAGTTGAAAAAGTTAGGCTTAAAATAA
- the dksA gene encoding RNA polymerase-binding protein DksA, whose protein sequence is MPDQKRHGLLAQAGLEPYQEKPGEEYMNEAQRAHFKTILETWRNDLRNEVDRTKSHMQDEAANFPDPVDRAAQEEEFSLELRTRDRERKLIKKIEKTINLIKEDEFGFCESCGIEIGIRRLEARPTADLCVDCKTLAEIKEKQAGRG, encoded by the coding sequence ATGCCAGACCAAAAAAGACATGGTTTATTGGCTCAAGCCGGTTTAGAACCATACCAAGAAAAACCGGGTGAAGAGTACATGAATGAAGCACAACGTGCTCATTTTAAAACAATTTTAGAAACTTGGCGTAATGATTTACGGAACGAAGTTGATCGTACTAAGTCACACATGCAAGACGAAGCAGCTAACTTTCCTGATCCCGTTGACCGCGCAGCACAAGAAGAAGAGTTCTCATTAGAGCTTCGTACTCGTGACCGCGAACGCAAATTAATTAAGAAAATTGAAAAAACAATCAACTTAATTAAAGAAGACGAGTTTGGTTTTTGTGAGTCTTGTGGCATTGAAATTGGCATTCGTCGTTTAGAAGCACGTCCTACTGCTGATTTATGCGTAGACTGTAAAACACTTGCCGAAATTAAAGAAAAACAAGCTGGACGCGGCTAA